The sequence below is a genomic window from Sporolituus thermophilus DSM 23256.
ATTTTTTTATAATATTTTGTGTTATTTTTAGGTTAATTTTAAAATGTGGTTAACAATAATAAAAAGCTGCCTACAATCGCAGCAGCTTATGCCAATTTATCCATGTTATATTACGCTTCCCAAAGCGGCGAATCAGGCGAAGCAAAAACCAGCCGCAACGCCAGGGCGCAAGCGCCGTACAGGCCGGCCCGCTCGCCAAAAGCCGACCAGCCGATATAGGTGGCTTGGGCCATTTCCGGGAAAGCGTTAGCCGCCACTGTTTCCATAATACCTTTCATCAGCACATCGCCGGCCTTGGCCAGCTTGCCGCCAATAATAAGGGCCTGCGGATTGTACAGGTTGATGATATTGGCCGCCGCTATGCCTACTTTCCGGCCGACCCCCCACATAAGCTGACCGGCGTAAGAAGCCGGGTCGCCCGCATACGCGAGCAGGTGATCGATAGTGAGTACTCCCTGCTCCTGCCAATGCCGTTTAAGCGGCTCCGCCCAGTCAAGCAGCGGAATTTCCCGGTTGGCCCGCTCGATTAAGGCCGGAATAGCGCAAACCGTCTCGAGACAGCCACGGTTGCCGCAGTTACAGAGTTGGCCGCCAGGCTGGACGACGATATGGCCAATCTCGCCGGCATAACCCTGATACCCCTGCAGAAGGGTGTCATGGCAGAGAATACCGGCGCTGATGCCTTCGCCCAGGTTGATATATACCAGATCGGAAACCCCCCGCCCGGCCCCGGCCCAACGTTCGGCGATAACGGCGGCGTTCGCGTTGTTTTCAACCAACACCGGCAGCGGAAGCGCCGCGGCCAACCGCTCGCGGAGCGGGTATCCCTGCCAGGCCGGCCCCAGGTTGACGGCCCGCCGCACCGTTCCTTCCCGGTTGATAAGGCCGGGAAACGCTATGCCTAGGCCAAGAAAGCGATAGCGTGCGTAATCCCGGTCATTTAATATTTTTTTGATCACCGGGATAAGGCAACTAAGCCCTTGGTCGGGTTCGCTCATGTCGATTGCGGTGCTGGTTACTTTTTCACAGCGGCCACTCAAATCGGCGATCCCAATCGTCGTTTCGTGTCGCCTTATCTCCACGCCGATAACATAGCCGGCGGCAGGATTAAAGCACAGCTCCATTGGCCGCCGCCCGCCCTGTGACCGGCCAAGCCCTACTTCCTTCACCAACCCCTGGTTGATGAGCTACCTCACAATACCGGTGATAGCCGGCGACGTCAGCCCGGTCAGATTGGCTAGTTCCTGCCGCGACACCGGTTCCCGCTCCTTAATGATATTCAGCACATTCAAGCGGTTAAGCTTCTTTACATATTTATTGTTGCCGGGCCCGCGCGTCATAACCGTCACCTGCCTGGTAAATCCATAATTATCCTTAAATGTTAATTCTTTGTCCATCTGGTACATCCTGCCGGAAATATAGGCCGGCCGTTAAAATTCATAGCAGCAGGCTGACCGGCACCAAAAAAACAGCAGTGCCCCGGCAAAAACCGGCGGCACCGCTGTTTTCGTTATTTACGGGCTTTGTCAATGGCCTCAAGCACTTCTTTGTATTCGGGGCCATATTTGTCGATAACCGGTTTAACGGCCGCCTGCCAGGGCTTAACATCGGTAACTTCGGTGATGGTTACACCGGCGGCTCGCAGTTTGGCCTCCGCTTCTTTCTCAAATTTATCCCACAGTTCGCGCTGAGTCTTGACCGAATCAAGCGCGGCCTGTTTAATGATTTTCTTATCTTCATCCGACAGTTTATCCCAGGTAGCCTTGCTCACCAGCAGCACTTCGGGTACCCGCTGGTGCCTGTCGAGAAGGTAATATTTGGCCACTTGGTAGTGATTTGAAGAGTAGTAGCTGGGATAATTGTTTTCCGCGCCGTCAATTACGCCGGTCTGCAGGGCGCTGAAGACTTCGCCGTAGGGCATCGGCGTCGCGCTGGCGCCAAGGGCGCTGATCATATCCATATTGATTTTACTTTGCTGGACGCGGATTTTCAGGCCCTTCAGGTCATCAAGGCTCTTAATGGGCTTGCGGGCATAGAAGCTGCGCGAACCGGAGCTGTAATAAGCCAGGCCCTTCATCTTGGATGTCTCCAGGCCGTCCAGCATTTTGTTGCCCATGTCGCTGCTTAAGAACTTCCACATATGCTCGTCGCTGTCAAAAATGTACGGCAGCGACAGTACGCCAAGCTGCTTATTGAATTCGGCCAACGGCGAGGCGCTTACGCGCGTAAACTCGATGGCGCCTAACTGCACCTGTTCGATGACGGCCTTTTCTTCACCCAACTGGCCGGAAGGGAATACTTCGATTTTGATACGGCCGTTGGTCCGCTCATAGACCAGTTCGGCAAACTTTTTGTCGCCCAGCGTAGTGGGATAATCAGGT
It includes:
- a CDS encoding ROK family protein, giving the protein MELCFNPAAGYVIGVEIRRHETTIGIADLSGRCEKVTSTAIDMSEPDQGLSCLIPVIKKILNDRDYARYRFLGLGIAFPGLINREGTVRRAVNLGPAWQGYPLRERLAAALPLPVLVENNANAAVIAERWAGAGRGVSDLVYINLGEGISAGILCHDTLLQGYQGYAGEIGHIVVQPGGQLCNCGNRGCLETVCAIPALIERANREIPLLDWAEPLKRHWQEQGVLTIDHLLAYAGDPASYAGQLMWGVGRKVGIAAANIINLYNPQALIIGGKLAKAGDVLMKGIMETVAANAFPEMAQATYIGWSAFGERAGLYGACALALRLVFASPDSPLWEA
- a CDS encoding TRAP transporter substrate-binding protein, with amino-acid sequence MRGKKLFAAALSLLVAGAVLVTGCGGSAKTTGEKKEGAKYTFRLAETHPPDYPTTLGDKKFAELVYERTNGRIKIEVFPSGQLGEEKAVIEQVQLGAIEFTRVSASPLAEFNKQLGVLSLPYIFDSDEHMWKFLSSDMGNKMLDGLETSKMKGLAYYSSGSRSFYARKPIKSLDDLKGLKIRVQQSKINMDMISALGASATPMPYGEVFSALQTGVIDGAENNYPSYYSSNHYQVAKYYLLDRHQRVPEVLLVSKATWDKLSDEDKKIIKQAALDSVKTQRELWDKFEKEAEAKLRAAGVTITEVTDVKPWQAAVKPVIDKYGPEYKEVLEAIDKARK